The following are encoded together in the uncultured Sphaerochaeta sp. genome:
- a CDS encoding helix-turn-helix transcriptional regulator, whose product MARTYNLQDIFARNLKERRRKLSLTQAQLAEKIGVSTSFVTEIETSRKAPSFSTIEKISAALDVPCWTFFCEDGDKLPNDVTVMDQFAYKLKQDINHIIDVNVSLTR is encoded by the coding sequence ATGGCTAGAACCTACAATTTGCAGGACATTTTCGCAAGGAACCTAAAGGAGCGCAGAAGAAAGCTCTCTCTAACCCAAGCTCAACTGGCTGAGAAGATCGGCGTTTCCACCTCATTTGTGACAGAGATCGAGACCTCAAGGAAAGCACCTTCCTTCTCCACCATTGAGAAGATCAGTGCCGCGTTGGATGTACCCTGTTGGACCTTTTTTTGCGAGGACGGTGACAAGCTTCCCAATGATGTCACTGTCATGGACCAATTCGCATATAAGCTCAAACAGGACATCAACCACATCATCGATGTGAATGTCAGCCTGACCCGTTAG